From the genome of Triticum aestivum cultivar Chinese Spring chromosome 3B, IWGSC CS RefSeq v2.1, whole genome shotgun sequence, one region includes:
- the LOC123067166 gene encoding transcription factor bHLH19-like, which produces MTKTETYSLAAKSVATYGRMLMDAMDDSLMFMQWAVSTLQHEEDQGGADENRAASPCHQALCDSPELAEAHNRQSSGADTRRGGGIISPSPDAAMQQGSNSTLTSFQASGSMSSTGTTNIQSMSWNFNTAQPSSVGGGTQAARAPLRSGVSQPTRKAAARKVAGCAQDHIMAERKRREKTNQRFIELSAVIPGLKKMDKVTILSNATSYVKQLQEKVKSLEVAGGSHRSVETVVLVREPRRHAAPNGDEGSSLFYSAARTWSQRQPEIEAKLSENKVMLRIHCEINGKGVVARVLAELEEFHLCIVSNNVMPFTESTVIITIVAKASFHRYFYDGTLKRGRGICVILSRPSL; this is translated from the exons ATGACCAAGACTGAAACATACAGCCTAG CTGCCAAGTCAGTGGCTACGTACGGACGGATGCTCATGGACGCCATGGACGACTCACTCATGTTCATGCAGTGGGCGGTGAGCACGCTGCAGCACGAGGAGGATCAAGGAGGAGCCGATGAGAACAGGGCTGCCTCCCCATGCCACCAGGCGCTCTGCGATTCCCCGGAGCTCGCGGAAGCACACAACAGGCAGAGCTCCGGCGCCGATACGCGCCGCGGCGGTGGGATCATCAGCCCATCCCCCGATGCGGCCATGCAGCAAGGCAGCAATTCCACGTTGACGTCGTTCCAGGCCTCGGGCAGCATGAGCAGTACCGGCACCACCAACATCCAGTCCATGAGCTGGAACTTCAACACGGCACAGCCGTCCAGCGTTGGCGGTGGCACACAGGCCGCCAGAGCACCCCTTCGTTCCGGCGTGTCACAgccgacgaggaaggccgccgcaaGGAAAGTCGCCGGCTGCGCGCAAGACCACATCATGGCGGAGCGGAAGCGCCGGGAGAAGACCAACCAGCGTTTCATCGAGCTCTCCGCCGTCATCCCCGGCCTCAAGAAG ATGGACAAGGTAACGATCCTTAGCAACGCAACGAGCTATGTGAAACAGCTCCAAGAGAAGGTCAAGTCCCTGGAGGTGGCCGGCGGCAGCCATAGGAGCGTTGAGACCGTGGTGCTGGTCAGGGAGCCGAGACGCCATGCCGCGCCGAACGGCGACGAGGGGTCCAGTTTGTTCTACTCAGCAGCCCGGACATGGAGCCAGCGGCAGCCCGAGATAGAGGCAAAGCTTTCAGAGAACAAGGTGATGTTGAGGATCCACTGTGAAATAAATGGAAAGGGTGTTGTCGCCAGGGTTCTTGCGGAGTTGGAGGAGTTCCACCTTTGCATCGTCAGCAATAATGTGATGCCGTTCACGGAATCCACCGTGATTATAACCATCGTGGCAAAGGCAAGTTTTCACCGTTACTTTTATGATGGTACCTTGAAAAGAGGGCGGGGTATTTGTGTGATTTTATCAAGACCAAGTTTATAA
- the LOC123068299 gene encoding wax ester synthase/diacylglycerol acyltransferase 11 produces the protein MEATIVNVATPPSRLLSVRVSPETESADNSTAEDPMSPTGRVFEEMGVYIVVVMGLCTPVNLPVFRAGIETELVTRFPRFRSIQVTDGSKDGKPRWVQTVVNVDDHIIIPRLDLAAVDSNPEKAMEDYVASLSLLPMDRRRPLWEFHFLDFPTSEAASTTVLRLHHSIGDGMSIMTLLMASSRSTADPARMPAMPPPSKRTGAIYQRCPQPPRLLSGDYLAWLWSYFVLAWHTLVDMVLLAATVLFLRDPSTMFTLVPNPDGGQPRRCKRLVHQSLRVDDVKLIKTVMNCTMNDVLVGVTSAALSRYYFRKSCDINNKRICLRSILPVNTRPVSSRQTYVTKVETGNRISNIICPFYIALHNDPLEYVRTAKRSMHRKKSSLEVMFTQMTVDFLVKYFGAKAGAFIFRCFVTRTTAILSNVVGPAEHITLFGHPIAFMAISVYGLPQALTMHYLNYGSTIKVILAVDDEQFPDCHQLLNDFAESIKLVRDAASLKTLTTSIQND, from the exons ATGGAAGCAACAATAGTGAACGTAGCCACTCCGCCAAGCCGTCTGCTCTCTGTCCGTGTGTCGCCAGAGACGGAATCTGCTGACAATTCCACGGCGGAGGACCCCATGAGCCCTACCGGAAGAGTCTTCGAGGAGATGGGCGTCTATATCGTCGTCGTGATGGGGCTTTGCACGCCGGTGAACCTGCCCGTCTTCCGCGCAGGCATCGAAACAGAACTGGTTACCCGGTTCCCGCGCTTCCGCAGCATTCAA GTGACGGATGGGTCCAAGGATGGAAAGCCGCGCTGGGTGCAAACGGTGGTAAATGTGGACGACCACATCATCATCCCGAGGCTAGATCTTGCCGCCGTGGACTCTAACCCAGAAAAGGCCATGGAGGATTACGTGGCGTCTCTATCCCTGCTCCCGATGGACAGGCGCCGTCCTCTCTGGGAGTTCCACTTTCTTGACTTCCCGACTTCGGAGGCGGCCTCCACGACGGTGCTCCGCCTGCACCACTCCATCGGCGACGGCATGTCGATCATGACTCTCCTCATGGCGTCGTCGCGCAGCACGGCCGACCCGGCGAGAATGCCAGCCATGCCGCCGCCATCCAAACGCACCGGCGCCATCTATCAGCGGTGTCCACAGCCTCCGCGGCTTTTGTCAGGCGATTATCTTGCGTGGCTTTGGTCGTACTTTGTGCTAGCATGGCACACGCTGGTGGACATGGTGTTGCTTGCTGCGACCGTATTGTTCTTGAGAGATCCAAGCACGATGTTCACGCTTGTGCCAAACCCAGATGGCGGCCAGCCTCGCCGCTGCAAGCGCTTGGTGCACCAGAGCCTTAGGGTCGACGATGTCAAGCTCATCAAGACTGTCATGAACTGC ACTATGAATGACGTGCTAGTTGGTGTGACTTCAGCAGCTCTTTCACGGTACTACTTCAGGAAATCCT GTGACATCAACAATAAGAGAATCTGCTTGCGATCAATCCTCCCTGTCAACACAAGGCCAGTCTCCAGCCGACAA ACATATGTTACCAAGGTAGAGACCGGGAATCGAATTAGCAACATCATCTGTCCATTTTATATAGCCTTGCACAATGATCCCCTTGAGTATGTTCGCACCGCAAAAAGGTCTATGCATAGGAAAAAGAGCTCTTTAGAGGTGATGTTCACACAAATGACTGTTGATTTCTTGGTGAAATACTTTGGTGCAAAG GCAGGAGCTTTCATCTTCCGCTGCTTTGTCACACGTACAACCGCAATCTTATCAAATGTCGTAGGACCAGCTGAGCATATAACGTTATTTGGGCACCCAATTGCCTTCATGGCAATTAGCGTCTACGGTTTACCACAA GCTCTCACCATGCACTACCTAAATTATGGCAGCACTATCAAGGTCATTCTAGCAGTTGACGACGAACAATTTCCAGATTGTCATCAACTTTTAAATGACTTTGCCGAGTCCATCAAGCTTGTTAGGGATGCGGCTAGCCTCAAGACATTAACAACATCGATCCAGAATGACTGA